TAACACCAAAAGGCTTGTTTATTGCTCTTGTTGTAACATAAATTGCAACGAATGGCGTGATGATACCATTTTTTTACGTTGTTTTAAGCGTTTTAAGCGTAAAGCCCGATTTTGTGAAATACGAAAGGAGGTTTTTTGTTTTAAGAATATTTTTTTACGTCTAACTGCCATAGTGTTTTCCTAATTAGTTTTATCATTTTCAAGGGATTTGTCTTGTTCGATCACTTGTTCATTATTAGCTTGTAAACGATGATAGTTCACAATACTGTTCATATAACGGCGGATATTTTCTACATAACGATAAGCCTCATAGCCTCGTGCGTAACCGTATTTGAGTTTTTCGTAGTAGCGTTTTTCCGCTAATAAGGGTAAGTTTTTTTTCACATCTAACCAGTTATCAGGGTTACCACCTAAGCTAGTGGTTAAACGTCTTGCATCAAGTAAATGCCCTAACCCCATATTATAAGCAGCTAATGCAAACCAAATTCTATCTTCAGGAGGAATGGAGGCAGGCATTTGATTAATTAATAAATGTAAATATTCTGAACCTGCTTTAATGCTTTGTTCCGCATCTGTTCGATCAGTAACATTCATTCGATCAGCGGTCGCTTTCGTCAGCATCATTATCCCCCTCACGCCCGTTGGGGAGGTAGCATCTTCTTGCCAATGGGATTCTTGGTAAGCGATAGCCGCTAATAAACGCCAGTCAAGTTCGCCTTTGTATTGTTCAAATAAAGGCTGATAGAGAGGTAAAATATTTTCAATGGCTTTTAAATAAGCTCGCATATCTACATAATCAAAATTAGAGAAATGATTAAGATATTTTTCTTCAATGCGGGCAATAGTGCCAGTTTCTAAGGCTTGATTCATAAATTCAAGCAAGCTAGCTTGTAATTCATTATAGGAGCTTGCAGGAAGATACCAATGTACTTGTGCTTCATCGGTTAGATCAAAGGCAACCGCAATTTGTGGGCGAATTTGTTGAATGGCGAGGACATCAATAGAGTTCGCAATGGTATAATTAAGCTCCCCTTCGGCGACTTTCAGTAATAATTCTTCTTGTGTGCGATCATTTTTGCTATCCCATTGTAAATGAGGATAGTTTTGCTGAGATTCGGCTAAAATATGGGATAGTTCTGAGCCACCTGCAATCAATAACTTCTCGTTAATATCGGCTAAAGAACGAGGGCGGTATTCGCCTTTACGATAAACTACTTGCCAAGAGGCGGAATAATAGGCTGGGCCTATTTGAAAATGATGAGCTTTATCAGGCTGATATAGCAGATTAGCCGCAGCAATATCAATATCATTTTTATTGAGAGCATTAAATAAGGCATCGTTGTTACTCAATGTTCGCATTTCTAATTGTACGCCAAGATAATCAGCAAATGCTTTGCTTAATTCGTATTCCAAGCCCGCTGCACCATCTTGTCCGATAAAATAGGAAACGGGGTTGTTAATTGTGCCAACAATTAATTTTCCACGTTGTTGAATAACATGATAATGGTTTTCTTCAGATAGGAGAAAACGTTGCCATGGAAAAACCATGTCAATTGCCCAAAGTAATAAGCCCAAAGCGGCAATAATGCGTAAAAATAAACCTTTCAAATCATTAATAAGCCCAAATAATCCTTTGGCGATTTTACACAGTAAATGGCGATTTAACAAATAGAAAGATTAATGAGTAGGTCGTTGTAATTTGAAATAAGACAGCATAGCGACTATGACAAGGCGAGCTAATGCTGTTTATTAAGAATAATAACGCTAAAATAAAACTTAGGCGATGATTTTCATTATTTTGGCGAGATTTTTATTAAGCAAACGTTTTCGTTTTATCTGCTTTACTTTATAATAAGTGCCAGTTTTTAATTAAAAATGGTGTTATTGTTTATGATCCAAACCTTTCGTGGCACGCCAGCCCTTTCTGATTTTCGTATTAATCAATTATTAACCAATTTTGCTAAGGCGGATTTGGCGGTAACTTCTGTTTATGCCGAATATGTGCATTTTGCAAAATTAACCGAAAAACTGACCGCACTTGAACAACAAGCATTAACAGAATTATTGCATTATGGCCCAACCTTGCCCGAACAAGCTACGCAGGGCGAAAGCCTGATTGTTATCCCTCGCATTGGCACAATTTCTTCTTGGTCATCAAAAGCAACGGATATTGCCCATAATTGTAGGTTAAGTAAGGTAGAACGTTTAGAACGTGGGGTGATTTATTATTTTTCTTTTGCACAAGCCTTAACTGAACCACAATATCAACAACTCGCCAGTTTGTTGCACGATCGAATGATGGAAACGGTCATTACTGATATTGCACAGGTTGAGGCTTTATTTGCTCAACAGCAAGCAAAATCTTTTACTGAAGTGGATATTTTGAAAGGGGGCAGACAAGCCTTAGAACAAGCCAATATTCAATTAGGCTTGGCATTAGCGGAAGATGAAATTGATTATTTAGTGGAAAATTTCACCGCACTTGGACGCAATCCTCACGATATTGAGCTTTATATGTTTGCTCAAGCCAATTCAGAACATTGTCGCCATAAGATTTTTAA
Above is a window of Volucribacter amazonae DNA encoding:
- the mltF gene encoding membrane-bound lytic murein transglycosylase MltF, translated to MKGLFLRIIAALGLLLWAIDMVFPWQRFLLSEENHYHVIQQRGKLIVGTINNPVSYFIGQDGAAGLEYELSKAFADYLGVQLEMRTLSNNDALFNALNKNDIDIAAANLLYQPDKAHHFQIGPAYYSASWQVVYRKGEYRPRSLADINEKLLIAGGSELSHILAESQQNYPHLQWDSKNDRTQEELLLKVAEGELNYTIANSIDVLAIQQIRPQIAVAFDLTDEAQVHWYLPASSYNELQASLLEFMNQALETGTIARIEEKYLNHFSNFDYVDMRAYLKAIENILPLYQPLFEQYKGELDWRLLAAIAYQESHWQEDATSPTGVRGIMMLTKATADRMNVTDRTDAEQSIKAGSEYLHLLINQMPASIPPEDRIWFALAAYNMGLGHLLDARRLTTSLGGNPDNWLDVKKNLPLLAEKRYYEKLKYGYARGYEAYRYVENIRRYMNSIVNYHRLQANNEQVIEQDKSLENDKTN